The genomic window CACGATTTCAGGTAAGTTACTGGGATTAATGGTTGATAATTAGTGTAATTCATGGGCCGTGTATATTGTGCCGGCAGCCAATCAGGCAAATATGCCGGCATTGTGCTCTTCCCAGATAGTGTGCTGGCAGCAGTTTCTAAAGCTATGTTCAGGAAGTTCTTCAGTCTACTCTCGCTGTTTTGCTAATGTCCGTGCCTGTGGCATGTCGTGGGTTTGCCTGTGTCACTCGTGGGCCAGTAACCCACGACGTGCCACTTGACGGTTTCAAGTATTTTTCTTGCATTCGTGGCGTCATCGAGTCACTGGGGCATAAATAACCTACTATGTACCGCTTCACGGTTCTTACTATTTTGCCAGCTTCCACGTTACAATCATCATACAAAGCGTTGCCATCATACCAAGTGTAAGCCAATCGTGCCAAGAATCCAAATGGGCAAATTTGTCTGAGAGCATGTATTTTATTTTCAAGATCGTGCGCACTGCCACTTGTGATATCAGTGCACAATCAACATCATGCATGCCACATCACTCTTATGCTCCTGTCCTATACTACTGACAGTCAGGTGCTGAAGTGACACGGGCCAGTGTGCCTGCCGCTGACACCTAACTGCATTAACTGAATGATTGGATGAGAATGCTAGCACAGCAACTCCAAACAGCAACACGCCGGTTATCGGCCCTATATCCTCTGCACAGTTTATATCAAATTAGACGTTAGTTATCCTTTTTCTACACTGGTATTGAGCATTGTCAGCCATTTGTTAGGCCTGTATTGACCACTGCATGACCATCCAACAGACGGTAGACGAATGACCAGCCGATCCTCTAAAGTGCTACGCACTTGAATAAGCAGGGTGCAAAAATGACAGGACCTACTGTACTTTCAGTAGCCTGAGAACAACACATGAAAGCAGGAGGCAGCACTCATCCTACTTTCTTGTATTTCTATGTACCGTATTTTTGTTGCTTTGCTTTCGCTTTACGCTAATGGAACACCAACACAAACTGTTGTATGTGCTGCTTTTACCTCGACAGGTGAGCAACGATGACAGCGGAACGTTCAAAGGGCACATACCTGAGGGTAAGAGACGCAACAAGTGATAACTAATAGTAATAATGATAAAGCATTCAAGCCATTGGAAGTGCCTCACAGCTGGTGTAATCTAGAAAAATCATATTATGCTTGCAGTCACTTCAGGTGAACAGAAAGGCACCTTTATATAGTTTCATAGATCATTTGAGCAAGTTCTTTAGTAGTGATGTCGGTTAGTCATACCATAACATTGCTTGTGAATTTATCCAGAAAGATGTTGGTATGTATACATACGTTTGGGTAACTTCGCATTTCGCAAAGTTCTGGTAATTCTTGTCTTCTATAAGAGATGTCTCTTATTAGCTGCGTACATTGTATGAATTTTCTCATCAACCCATTTTTTAtggtaggcacactggtgtcccatacccatttgtctcttgtatcagtgtctcttataaagtgGTTCAACTGTACAAGTCTAACTGTCATAAGCTCTAGTCAACCTTGTAGGCAGAATTCGTATACTTAGCCCTTAAGCATATTTTTGCCTCGGCAGCTTGCTGAGAATGCCCTCATCGGAGTTTGACTCAGCCTAGCTTCTTATGGGCATGGCGCAAAATCAGACCCTTCTGAATTGTCTGAAACGTGAACTCACAATAGTAAAACTTTGGAAGTTCAGAAAGCTTAGGCAATTTAGGACACATCTTCTTGCTAAACAACAATTCATTGTCTGTTTTGCTTGTGCTTGTTTACTTAAAAGCTGTTACCTCGCTACTTTTGTGTCAAGAATGCTGCATAACGCCAGCCACGTGTAGGCCTTCCATCTATTTGACAATGACAGCCCTGAAAAACGAGCCAAAGGATACGATAACGAGGGACTGATTAGAGTTGCAGACTTGTACTGAAATGCTAAATGTCCTAACGTTCAATCTAAGTTCCAGCTCCTCATTCCTGGCATTGCCTTTAGGTGAACTTCAGATCTCATTCAGTCGGAGCAGTGGACCGGGCGGTCAGAATGTTAACAAAGGTTAGTGTTTTGTTTGATTACAAACCGGCCTTATTAAATATAATTAATGAAATAAACATAGCTTGTAACCAAGCTTGGTTCACCTGTCATGAAATTGCACACAATTTTTGTAATAGTTCAAACCACAAAATAGCGAACCCAGATATAATTAAATATCGGTTATAGCAAAAGTAAATAAAATATAGGCTTGCAATGGATATAGTGTTATGAATAAGTGTTTATTACATATTTACAAATTTAATAAACTTAATTTTGTTTAGGTTTCAGTTTTATTAATAATATTCTTAGTGGCATGAGCACCAAGTGAGATTCTTGTTTCTCTTGCAAGCTATTCCAGTCAAGCACTTACTTTAGGTTTTCAGTGTATTTAGAAAATACGCTTGAAAAAATTAAACTGATACGTAATCAATAATTCCAGTTCATGTTATATTTTATGGCATACTTGTACTATCGCAGGACAGTTTTATGTAAGATAAAAGATAAGGGTCAGTGAATAATTATTCAAAATCAATTGAATGAATTTACTGAAAGAGCAGACAGTTTTCTTGTGAGAAGCTGGGATCTATGTGGCACCTGGTGACTCGGAGCTCAACCCGCTTTTCTTTCAACATTGCCTCCGAGACATGCTTCAGCAGTGCAACGAAACACAAAGTTAGCCCTAAGAATAAGCTGGAGAACACAAATGCCTACACTCatacctcattataacgaagctAAATCTTTCaggaaaataagttcgttatctatctgaaaattcgttataaagataTATTTCTAGCACTATGTCTACTGCAAGACTACTCTTCACTTGCTTTGTTATAACTGATACttcgttatatctgggttcgttatatcaaggtttgactGTATGTGCCAGTACCAGACACTGAAGGTAAAGATTAGGGTCACCTCCAATTTTTCGTCTTGAAGCCTTTTGTTATAAAAATtatacattaataaaaaaatacaaaatgctGATAACACCTTTGCCCTCCCATTGAGTGGTAAGTGGTACCCTTATGGTTTTGAAAGGCCACTGTGGCTTGTGGGCTTGTGCAGTGAACAGCAAGGTCGAGATTCGCTTCCATCTTGAGACGGCCAGCTGGATTCCTGCAGTCGGCCGGGAACGTCTGAAGACCCAGGTAAAGTGTTTGCACACGTACTAGTGGTGTTTGTCCTTTTCTACTGCGAAGGACTCTATGGGGAGTGAGCTGTTTCTGAAACACCAGTTTAACTGAACACCGTTGTTAACACACTCTGTCGGGAGTCAACTGGTATTTTAGGAGAAGTCTAATCCTCATCAAGGGCGAATAAGAATACTATCTTGGGAGGGGGAAATGTGGGAAAGAAAACttctagagaagaaaaaaaatactggtgGTGGGATGTACAGTAcagtccactgttacaggaaacactCGAATGAaaaccaccaatattgctcaccTTCTAAAGGCAAGTGGATAAAGAAACAATCTTCATGCACGTCACTAATCTGTCAAAAGGGGTCAGAGCACTCAACCACTAGTAGTCTTATGCATATCAAAGCTACTATGCTTCTGTAAGGTAGAGAAATATAAATGTGCTGAGCCTGTAAGTgctccctttaacagtggattCATCTGTACACCAGGGTAATATTAAGGTATTATCAGCACAAAATGTAAGCTAGAAGGCTTGGAAAGAAACCTTCTGCAAGAATATGTTAGAGATATTGAATAGGGACTTACCGGCTTTTTGAGGCAGCAATGTAGCACCAATTAGTGTTGACCAAATTTTGCCCAATGCTTAGTTTGCTTTTGCAAGGTATGGGCTCATTGCTGGGCACCGAAGGGCCATGACAGTCGCAGCTGTGTAGACTGCCAACAGATATTAATACAAAATTGGGAATTCAAAGCCTGTGCCGCAGCTTGTAATCCCCATTTCGTCTTGACGGTGTGACATTTAGCTGCACGGCTTGCATCGCACGGTAGTATTTTGGTCGCAGAATTTTCTTTCTGTAGTCATTCTGGATGTTTTACCAGGAATGTTTTGCAGTGTTTGTTGCTGCGTGAGTTTGTGGTCTTCATGAAACCATGCATTTGCCGGTATGATTAAGTTATACAGCTGGCACTCGGTCATGTGACACTCCATGCCACCACCACGCCGTGCTTGCCATTCCAGTGGGGCCACCTTGTGAACCGTCGCGGCCAACTTGTGCTCGAGTGCGACGAGCAACGTAGTCAACTAGCCAACACGCGCATCTGCCTCGATCGGCTGCGATCTCTGGTGACCGAGGCCTGTCGCCCGCCACCTCCCGGTCCCGACGAGGCTACCCAGCGGTTGCACGAGAAGAGGTTGGTATTAATTCGTGCGTGTGGTGTAAAAACTTCTTAGCTAACTCATTAATTAGCTTAAAAGATTTAAAGAAGTCGATATTGAGCTGGTAGCCAACATTTGCTGACATTCAGATCATTTTAGCAAGCGTAAGCCAACAGCAGCCGTAAATAAACAGGGACAAAAGAAAGCACAGAAATTGCAGACCAGCATACATTTCTGTGTTCCCCGTCATCGTTGTTTTCCTTTCTCATCTGCATTCACTTGCGCTGTATGAAAATTGTACTCTGGTATAGTATATACAGTACTCATGGATTGAAACGCAAAAATTTAGGCCTAAGTAATGCAAATGCTTTCATTTCCAGTGTCTGCAATTTATGTCGTATTGGCATAATTTTGGCTGGAACTCTTACATCAGAGTTATTGTTAGCAGTCATATTTGCAGCGACATGACATGGTCATTGCGAGTAATCACTCACAGTAGTCATTATACTAAAAAAATTCTGCGCTTCAGTAGTACTGTGCCCACTAAGTGGATTCTTTCAAAGCACTCACACGAACCCCAAAGGGGTCAAGACTAGATTAATGAGTGCATTCTGCTAAAGTGTTGCCCACGACCAAAGTGCTGCCTCAGCATTACAAACTTTATCTATCTAGCAAACTAGGCACGATGAGAACTTTAGGAGGAAATGAAGGTCTGAGATGTTGAAAAGTTGTTGAGCGAGGAAATGTTACATAAGCCACACTAACGGCAAAACTGCATGCGTCAGCCACGTGTGTCAAAAGCGGCAGTAATTGGGAGTTTTGCAGCATGGGGCTGTATAGAATGACTTGAGACCCTTTTCTGTGGCAAATGACATGTACCACGAGCCGAATGACCCGTCAGGGGCGAAGAGGGCGATGTCTCAGAGCCATTGCAATCAGACTACAATCACTAAGAGCTGAGTTTGCAATCAAGACATTCCACAGGGCCACGAAAACATGATTTGCAAATAGAAAGTAACGCTGACTTCCTGTGTTGCTCGTGCATTCTGAAAACATGTGAGATCCTGTCGTGCAGACGTGCAGTGAGGCACTTGCCAAGATGGCCTTCACGGGAAGGCACTGACGCAGAGCACGCGCGCACGTTTTTTGCCTCTAGCATGGTTGTACCTTCAGACAGGCTCGCTTGACATAAGTATCAGCTGTAGCGACATTCCTCATTCGACGTCTTTCGATCGCATCAGCCTAGGAAGTCTTGCTCGCCCAGCCAATGCATAATCGATGGTGGTTGACAGTGTCGACTGCGACGCTGTCTCTGACGGAAGTTTCCCTGCGCAGGCGGGCTCGAGCCTCAGCCCGGAGAGTGGAGGAGAAGCGGGCCAGGTCTCAGTGGCGGCGTTTCAAGGAACCGTCTCGCATCCTCTAGGCCACTCGTTCAACGTTGCAGACGAACCACTCGAAGCGACAGTGCAGTCACGTGCAAAACTGCGCCTGTCGGGCAATTCGCTGTTACTAGTCACACTTACAAGTGTCTCAACATGAAAGTTTAACCCAGAGAAGTTTGTGTGGAAACAGTTCAACGGTACAACAGGCCTGGCGACAATTTGAAAGCTGCTGTACACAGTCAGACCTGTTGTTGGGCCAAATACAGCTGACTTTCAGGAAATGGAAATTTCTTTAATGAAAATGCTGTTTAAACAAAACAGCTCGCTCTAATAAGACTGGTTTCATGCCTGAAAGCTGCAACCCTGTTTCTCTTTAAATAAATGTAACTCTTCTTgaacagaacatattttcatgGTCCCTTTAGGTTTCGTGTAATGAAAGTCTACTGTACCACACAGACCCTGCCACTGTGATGTGAGTTCATGCTGGTCGTCCAAAGGTGTTTTTTTATAAGGCTAGCATTCAATCAACGGAAACTCAAAGTACTACACCATTGGTCTTTCAGACCGTCAACTTTTTTTTACCTCTGAGCAGGCCTCTCCATGCGAGCTGTTTTAGCCGGTCATTGCACCTTGTTAGAAGGTCTCGCCAAGATCAGAAATCTGGCATGTAAACCTCATTATAGTAAAAATGTCTGCCTGGTTAGACTCAGTATTCTGAGTACCTGAATTGCTGTATCTCAAGTAACATGTGGCTGATTGTCCGATCACTACTTGTTTAACCGCTTTTCTTCTAATTTCTCTTGTATGGAAAAGATGAAATAGTGATTATTAGCATCACCTTCTTCCATATACGCTGCAATAATAGACAAGTCAAGAGATCAAGCAGACGATTTCTAATGTATCAACTTTTCACTTTGTCTGTAATGTGTTTCTTAAGACATAAACCAAAATGTTCAACACAAGAACATTATTTTTCTCAGTGGCACATGTAATATAAGTAAgacacttttcttttttgctatggaTGTTGATTATTGCAGTGACATAACAAATACGCCCACTCACATAACGAGTGGTCGCAACATGCACACAATAAAACACAACAATTTTCATTGCTCACAGTACATAGCGACGCAGCTGTTTTTGAAAGCAGTAAAACGGATTACTCTTGTGGGTACTAACGATGTTGAGACTCTCAGTGGCATTCAGAAAATTGGTGATCAGCTTTGCAAAGTAACAATATTGTTACAAGTGTTACGATCTtcaaaacacttcttgatttcgtTCACGAAATTCGCCCACATAGTCAAATTCTCCTcacggttctcgtaccacatcaaCACGATTCTCTCAAAAAAAAGTGGTACGTAGTTGCGCTGGCCAGTAGTGTCCCAGTGGTTATACAGACTCACCCGCCCATAGTGCTTGAGCCATTTATCGACGTCCTCTCCAGGTTTCCCAGAAAACGGACGCGGTTCCCTGTAATGGTGTCCATAGGTGTTAGGCGCAGCTGGTTGGATTTCGCCGTCAGGGTTCATGATGACTGGTAGCGGCGGAAGTCCTGCGAGTCTGCTGCTCCGGCCAAGCTCCAGGGGTGTGTCTTCCGCCGTACTTGTCCGGTGCTCtaaggcgttacccagcacctccaccaattattttacgggtgagagatgtttattgtacaggtGGGATGATAGATGGTTGCAGTAGTCAGGCCTGGCGCAGAACACATTCCCTTCTTTTCCCTCTaccccacttcaacgaaagtccCGTATCAATACATAAAACAGCCATTATTTATATAACAGTGCACCGCTATTTAGAAACATGCAATACAGTTGTAAATGTTTGTGCACCAACTGTGCATTGCAGTTGAGATGCTCATGCTGATTTCGAGAATTCTCTCGTTTCAGTggttacagttgaacccctttataagagaaaTGCTCTGGGGAGCAATTCTTGCCTCTTATATGAGGCATCTactataagcagggtaccacgtaTGCATTTTCTTGTCAACCCCGATTTCAGTGCAGGCATCCTGGTGTCTCTCATACccatttgtctgttacatcaatATCTCATATAAAGAGGTACAACTGTATCTTGCGAGTGTTACTGGCTTGAAATG from Rhipicephalus microplus isolate Deutch F79 chromosome 7, USDA_Rmic, whole genome shotgun sequence includes these protein-coding regions:
- the LOC119179896 gene encoding large ribosomal subunit protein mL62 isoform X2; this translates as MRAMLLCFDVARRLVSGHGSAIGGALQCPARCLSSDWRTDKTTTPNDRQVSNDDSGTFKGHIPEGELQISFSRSSGPGGQNVNKVNSKVEIRFHLETASWIPAVGRERLKTQWGHLVNRRGQLVLECDEQRSQLANTRICLDRLRSLVTEACRPPPPGPDEATQRLHEKRRARASARRVEEKRARSQWRRFKEPSRIL
- the LOC119179896 gene encoding uncharacterized protein LOC119179896 isoform X1, giving the protein MWLVDWFRVMVVQSAVLCNVPRDVYPVTGVRTKRRHRMTDRQRRQRSACPGGGASYCAEHVCALVPTKRTFHLVALRAPALCQKGIGTPSHILTFLHRCLQKRFSRFQVSNDDSGTFKGHIPEGELQISFSRSSGPGGQNVNKVNSKVEIRFHLETASWIPAVGRERLKTQWGHLVNRRGQLVLECDEQRSQLANTRICLDRLRSLVTEACRPPPPGPDEATQRLHEKRRARASARRVEEKRARSQWRRFKEPSRIL